Proteins co-encoded in one Brassica oleracea var. oleracea cultivar TO1000 chromosome C4, BOL, whole genome shotgun sequence genomic window:
- the LOC106340377 gene encoding uncharacterized membrane protein At3g27390 isoform X2: MEVPIGFLEKLWSFVSFLPFFFLLLLLGLFKALICGPISSAIILIGNSSVIIGLWPAHFIWTYYCLARTKRIGLVLKTLALIFFPLPLLLWPVTGIAGSLLGGIAYGFFTPLMATFEAVGESITSKSYHCIVDGSLSTIKGSCTVVTDFTDFCFHSYFSYMDELREMVSADAKPLEIRLSLVPSCLLAGLIGVVVDGVLITVVALYKSPYMLLKGWKRLLEDLVGREGPFLETVCVPFAGLAICLWPLAVVGAVIASIFSSFFLGLYSGVIVHQEDSFRMGCNYIIAAVSLFDEYVNDLLYIREGTCLPRPCYRTKTDTVHGKKVLGERKNVDLNSRINGSRLVSEQSRTLKKAITLYKPVQVWEWLFKSCEVNGRILIRDGLINVKDVEQCLVRGNCKKLFIQLPAWTVLQCLLASAKSNSSGLVITDGVELTELNSPKDRVFVWLVGPLLIMKEQIKNLKLTEDEEYCLRKLVMVYKNERTENWDSTGFPSSDSVRKAQLQAIIRREW, encoded by the exons ATGGAGGTCCCAATAGGGTTTCTGGAGAAACTGTGGAGTTTTGTCTCTTTCCTTCCCTTCTTCTTCCTTTTGCTGCTTCTTGGCCTCTTCAAGG CCCTGATTTGTGGTCCAATCTCATCTGCTATAATTTTGATTGGCAATTCCTCTGTGATCATTGGCCTTTGGCCGGCACATTTCATTTGGACCTACTACTGCTTGGCGAG AACCAAGAGAATCGGGCTGGTTTTGAAGACCTTGGCGTTGATATTTTTTCCACTGCCTTTGCTACTCTGGCCAGTTACTGGTATTGCAGGAAGTCTCCTAGGTGGAATCGCTTACGGTTTTTTCACTCCCCTTATGGCGACATTCGAGGCTGTAGGGGAGTCTATTACTAGCAAATCCTACCATTGTATTGTTGATGGTTCCTTGTCAACTATAAAAGGGAGTTGCACTGTGGTTACGGACTTCACTGATTTCTGTTTCCATTCTTATTTCTCCTACATGGATGAGTTGAGAGAAATGGTCTCCGCCGATGCTAAACCTTTAGAGATAAG GTTGTCTCTGGTGCCGAGTTGTTTGCTTGCAGGTCTCATAGGTGTGGTGGTAGATGGTGTTTTGATAACAGTTGTTGCTCTTTATAAAAGTCCATATATGTTGCTCAAAGGATGGAAAAGGCTATTAGAAGACCTTGTTGGTAGGGAAGGCCCATTCTTGGAGACTGTCTGTGTTCCATTTGCAGGTCTTGCGATATGTCTGTGGCCACTAGCTGTCGTGGGAGCTGTTATAGCTTCGATCTTCTCCAGTTTCTTTCTAGGACTCTACAGTGGAGTCATCGTTCATCAG GAGGACTCTTTCAGAATGGGGTGTAATTATATAATAGCTGCGGTATCACTGTTTGACGAATACGTAAATGATTTACTCTATATAAGAGAAGGAACTTGCCTCCCAAG GCCTTGCTATAGGACGAAAACAGACACTGTTCATGGGAAGAAAGTATTAGGAGAGAGGAAGAACGTTGATCTCAATAGCAGAATAAACGGCTCCCGGCTTGTTTCAGAACAGTCGAGGACACTGAAAAAAGCGATCACACTATATAAACCAGTTCAG GTATGGGAATGGTTGTTTAAGTCTTGTGAGGTGAATGGGAGGATCCTTATTCGAGATGGCTTGATAAATGTGAAAGATGTAGAGCAATGTCTTGTCAGGGGTAATTGTAAGAAGCTCTTTATCCAACTACCCGCTTGGACCGTGTTACAATGTCTCCTTGCATCGGCTAAGTCTAACTCGTCCGGGTTGGTGATCA CTGATGGTGTGGAGCTTACGGAACTAAACAGCCCAAAAGACAGAGTGTTTGTGTGGCTCGTTGGGCCTTTACTGATAATGAAGGAGCAGATAAAGAATCTGAAGCTGACTGAGGATGAAGAGTATTGTCTAAGGAAATTGGTGATGGTATACAAAAACGAAAGAACCGAAAACTGGGATAGCACCGGGTTCCCCTCGAGTGATTCAGTGAGGAAAGCACAATTACAGGCCATAATTAGAAG GGAATGGTAG
- the LOC106340377 gene encoding uncharacterized membrane protein At3g27390 isoform X1, giving the protein MEVPIGFLEKLWSFVSFLPFFFLLLLLGLFKALICGPISSAIILIGNSSVIIGLWPAHFIWTYYCLARTKRIGLVLKTLALIFFPLPLLLWPVTGIAGSLLGGIAYGFFTPLMATFEAVGESITSKSYHCIVDGSLSTIKGSCTVVTDFTDFCFHSYFSYMDELREMVSADAKPLEIRLSLVPSCLLAGLIGVVVDGVLITVVALYKSPYMLLKGWKRLLEDLVGREGPFLETVCVPFAGLAICLWPLAVVGAVIASIFSSFFLGLYSGVIVHQEDSFRMGCNYIIAAVSLFDEYVNDLLYIREGTCLPRPCYRTKTDTVHGKKVLGERKNVDLNSRINGSRLVSEQSRTLKKAITLYKPVQVWEWLFKSCEVNGRILIRDGLINVKDVEQCLVRGNCKKLFIQLPAWTVLQCLLASAKSNSSGLVITDGVELTELNSPKDRVFVWLVGPLLIMKEQIKNLKLTEDEEYCLRKLVMVYKNERTENWDSTGFPSSDSVRKAQLQAIIRRLQGMVASMSRIPTFRRRFMNLVKVLYIEALEVGASENRAGGILITERDQTQKMDQSATTDMEVV; this is encoded by the exons ATGGAGGTCCCAATAGGGTTTCTGGAGAAACTGTGGAGTTTTGTCTCTTTCCTTCCCTTCTTCTTCCTTTTGCTGCTTCTTGGCCTCTTCAAGG CCCTGATTTGTGGTCCAATCTCATCTGCTATAATTTTGATTGGCAATTCCTCTGTGATCATTGGCCTTTGGCCGGCACATTTCATTTGGACCTACTACTGCTTGGCGAG AACCAAGAGAATCGGGCTGGTTTTGAAGACCTTGGCGTTGATATTTTTTCCACTGCCTTTGCTACTCTGGCCAGTTACTGGTATTGCAGGAAGTCTCCTAGGTGGAATCGCTTACGGTTTTTTCACTCCCCTTATGGCGACATTCGAGGCTGTAGGGGAGTCTATTACTAGCAAATCCTACCATTGTATTGTTGATGGTTCCTTGTCAACTATAAAAGGGAGTTGCACTGTGGTTACGGACTTCACTGATTTCTGTTTCCATTCTTATTTCTCCTACATGGATGAGTTGAGAGAAATGGTCTCCGCCGATGCTAAACCTTTAGAGATAAG GTTGTCTCTGGTGCCGAGTTGTTTGCTTGCAGGTCTCATAGGTGTGGTGGTAGATGGTGTTTTGATAACAGTTGTTGCTCTTTATAAAAGTCCATATATGTTGCTCAAAGGATGGAAAAGGCTATTAGAAGACCTTGTTGGTAGGGAAGGCCCATTCTTGGAGACTGTCTGTGTTCCATTTGCAGGTCTTGCGATATGTCTGTGGCCACTAGCTGTCGTGGGAGCTGTTATAGCTTCGATCTTCTCCAGTTTCTTTCTAGGACTCTACAGTGGAGTCATCGTTCATCAG GAGGACTCTTTCAGAATGGGGTGTAATTATATAATAGCTGCGGTATCACTGTTTGACGAATACGTAAATGATTTACTCTATATAAGAGAAGGAACTTGCCTCCCAAG GCCTTGCTATAGGACGAAAACAGACACTGTTCATGGGAAGAAAGTATTAGGAGAGAGGAAGAACGTTGATCTCAATAGCAGAATAAACGGCTCCCGGCTTGTTTCAGAACAGTCGAGGACACTGAAAAAAGCGATCACACTATATAAACCAGTTCAG GTATGGGAATGGTTGTTTAAGTCTTGTGAGGTGAATGGGAGGATCCTTATTCGAGATGGCTTGATAAATGTGAAAGATGTAGAGCAATGTCTTGTCAGGGGTAATTGTAAGAAGCTCTTTATCCAACTACCCGCTTGGACCGTGTTACAATGTCTCCTTGCATCGGCTAAGTCTAACTCGTCCGGGTTGGTGATCA CTGATGGTGTGGAGCTTACGGAACTAAACAGCCCAAAAGACAGAGTGTTTGTGTGGCTCGTTGGGCCTTTACTGATAATGAAGGAGCAGATAAAGAATCTGAAGCTGACTGAGGATGAAGAGTATTGTCTAAGGAAATTGGTGATGGTATACAAAAACGAAAGAACCGAAAACTGGGATAGCACCGGGTTCCCCTCGAGTGATTCAGTGAGGAAAGCACAATTACAGGCCATAATTAGAAG GCTGCAGGGAATGGTAGCATCGATGTCAAGGATACCAACGTTTCGTCGTAGATTCATGAACTTGGTCAAAGTGCTGTACATAGAAGCTCTTGAAGTGGGTGCGTCTGAAAACCGAGCTGGTGGGATTCTTATAACCGAGAGAGACCAAACGCAAAAGATGGACCAGAGTGCAACAACAGATATGGAAGTTGTATAA